A single window of Homalodisca vitripennis isolate AUS2020 unplaced genomic scaffold, UT_GWSS_2.1 ScUCBcl_5318;HRSCAF=11990, whole genome shotgun sequence DNA harbors:
- the LOC124373341 gene encoding coiled-coil-helix-coiled-coil-helix domain-containing protein 10, mitochondrial-like: protein MSRRSGGGRSSGGRGGGGSSRSMSGASRPPPPRLPQRRETPPAPKPTSPGDKQPAKSQSRGSAPGGSAVGTFGAAAAGAAVGTMVGSALGSAMAGPSSAADSSRSDDGGGYGPEIYGACADKLYALLDCADKRGGNLDACGAAMDDLTNCHKGG from the exons ATGTCACGAAGATCAGGAGGAGGAAGATCCTCGGGGGGCAGAGGAGGGGGAGGCTCCAGCCGATCCATGAGTGGGGCCAGTCGCCCCCCTCCCCCTAGGCTACCTCAGAGGAGAGAGACACCTCCAGCCCCAAAACCAACGTCACCTG GTGACAAGCAACCCGCCAAATCGCAATCCCGAGGGTCAGCTCCAGGGGGAAGCGCGGTGGGGACATTCGGGGCAGCAGCAGCAGGAGCAGCGGTAGGCACCATGGTCGGCTCAGCCCTAGGGTCGGCGATGGCCGGTCCGAGTTCAGCTGCAGACAGTAGCCGGAGCGACGATGGAGGTGGATACGGTCCTGAGATCTACGGAGCATGCGCAGATAAGCTTTACGCACTGTTGGACTGCGCAGACAAGAGGGGTGGGAACTTGGACGCTTGTGGAGCTGCAATGGATGACCTTACTAACTGCCACAAGGGTGGATAA